One window of the Bubalus kerabau isolate K-KA32 ecotype Philippines breed swamp buffalo chromosome 9, PCC_UOA_SB_1v2, whole genome shotgun sequence genome contains the following:
- the LOC129619537 gene encoding translation initiation factor IF-2-like, with the protein MGTNPRTPRYRAGEKQGRCAAPAFSPFLRPPHPRSGDQLFSTINTHGSTSGSLNYTYCRRPGSGLLLTSNYAKGGDSLGPDHKSAQLREGGWSADPESRRWGPSSAPRPDPGPRLYTAEPGRGLRAGPPGRAAAPPRPSARAAAGLTRGGGAEPAGRPRPDPRRAAPPPRPKRSRAAEAARAGRGVAQEAGGVPVCAGRKRGARPAEGGRPRGAGQKGRAARRRPPPRRHSPAPPTSATSGSEGRWWPCRAEEGAGAPRGGTRGTQASLPRPLPPHGQPDAANPGAPASAPPSSAFVQPPPLSAPAERASWGPCSGARPRGHLRAAAARRLERGRVT; encoded by the coding sequence ATGGGAACGAACCCTCGGACCCCGCGATACAGGGCTGGGGAGAAGCAAGGGCGCTGTGCGGCACCAGCATTCTCCCCCTTTCTCCGTCCTCCCCACCCCCGGTCAGGTGACCAGCTATTTAGCACCATTAACACCCACGGGTCGACAAGTGGTTCATTAAATTACACGTATTGTCGAAGGCCAGGTTCCGGGCTCCTCCTCACTTCAAACTATGCAAAAGGAGGCGACAGTCTGGGGCCCGACCACAAAAGCGCGCAGCTGCGGGAGGGAGGATGGAGCGCCGACCCCGAGTCCCGGCGGTGGGGACCCAGCTCGGCTCCGCGGCCGGACCCGGGCCCCAGGCTCTACACTGCAGAGCCGGGGCGAGGCCTGCGGGCTGGGCCTCCGGGCCGCGCCGCCGCGCCTCCCCGCCCGAGCGCCCGCGCGGCGGCGGGACTCACCCGAGGCGGGGGTGCGGAGCCGGCGGGAAGGCCGCGGCCCGACCCTCGCCGGGCGGCCCCGCCACCGCGGCCCAAACGGTCCCGGGCGGCCGAGGCGGCGCGGGCAGGCCGAGGCGTTGCGCAAGAGGCCGGGGGCGTCCCGGTCTGCGCGGGAAGGAAGCGCGGAGCCCGGCCGGCGGAGGGCGGGAGGCCGCGGGGCGCGGGGCAGAAGGGGAGGGCCGCGCGTCGCCGGCCGCCGCCGCGCCGCCACTCACCAGCTCCGCCGACAAGCGCTACCTCAGGCAGCGAGGGAAGATGGTGGCCGTGCCGCGCGGAGGAGGGGGCCGGCGCGCCGAGAGGGGGTACGCGCGGGACGCAGGCGTCGCTGCCGAGGCCGCTTCCTCCTCACGGCCAGCCGGACGCCGCGAACCCCGGCGCCCCGGCTTCCGCGCCGCCCTCCTCAGCCTTCGTGCAGCCGCCGCCGCTCAGCGCCCCAGCAGAGCGCGCCTCGTGGGGACCGTGCAGCGGCGCGAGACCCCGAGGCCATCTGCGTGCGGCGGCGGCCCGGCGGCTGGAGCGTGGCCGTGTCACGTGA